A stretch of the Lactuca sativa cultivar Salinas chromosome 9, Lsat_Salinas_v11, whole genome shotgun sequence genome encodes the following:
- the LOC111907475 gene encoding laccase-2, with protein MALPSTFLPAFVFLTFCLCLYPHLASAKHGSTGVTRHYKFNIRMHNVTRLCQSKSIITVNRKFPGPRIIAREGDRLVIKVVNHVSNNITIHWHGIRQLRSGWADGPSYITQCPIQTGQSYVYNFTIIGQTGTLWYHAHVSWIRSTLYGPIVILPRRNTSYPFVKPYKEVPIIFGEWWNNDTEAVINQALQTGAGPNNSDAYTINGLPGPLYNNCSSPKETFRLKVKPGKTYLLRIINAALNDELFFKIANHTFTVVDADASYVKPFETDTIFITPGQTSNVLFKTKNLTSNAQFMMAARPYSTAAVGTFDNTTVAGVLEYISDTMSSSSNITSIKGLPLPTLPAINATAYVANWTNKFRSLGNSQFPVNVPQTVQNRYFFAVGLGSDPCPKNQTCQGPNGTKFAASINNISFTSPTIALLQARYFGKSNGVFTTDFPSTPLSPFNYSGTPPNNTMVSHGTKVVVLPYNTTVELVMQGTNIFGAENHPLHLHGFNFYVVGQGTGNYNSTTDPANFNLVDPVERNTVGVPSAGWVAVRFRADNPGVWFMHCHIEIHLSWGLRMAWAVMDGKLPNQKLPPPPSDLPKC; from the exons ATGGCTCTACCATCAACATTCTTGCCTGCTTTTGTCTTTCTCACATTCTGTCTTTGTTTGTACCCTCATCTTGCATCAGCAAAACATGGTTCAACGGGTGTCACTCGGCACTATAAGTTTAAT ATACGGATGCATAATGTGACGAGGTTGTGTCAAAGCAAAAGCATAATAACTGTCAACCGTAAATTCCCGGGACCAAGGATTATTGCTCGGGAAGGCGACCGATTGGTGATTAAAGTGGTGAATCATGTTTCCAACAATATCACTATCCATtg GCATGGAATTCGGCAACTTCGGAGCGGATGGGCCGATGGGCCATCATACATAACACAGTGTCCGATTCAAACCGGCCAATCGTATGTCTACAACTTCACCATTATCGGGCAAACCGGAACACTTTGGTATCACGCCCATGTTTCGTGGATTAGATCAACCCTTTATGGCCCGATTGTCATTCTCCCTAGACGCAACACTTCGTACCCTTTTGTGAAGCCTTACAAGGAAGTCCCTATTATATTTG GAGAGTGGTGGAACAATGATACTGAGGCTGTGATCAACCAGGCCCTTCAAACCGGGGCTGGCCCGAATAATTCAGACGCTTATACCATTAACGGGCTGCCTGGACCTTTATATAACAATTGTTCTTCACCAAAGG AAACGTTTCGGCTTAAGGTGAAGCCTGGAAAGACATATCTCCTTCGTATCATCAATGCTGCCCTCAATGATGAACTCTTTTTCAAGATTGCAAACCATACTTTTACAGTTGTTGATGCTGATGCGAGTTATGTGAAGCCATTTGAAACGGATACAATCTTCATCACGCCGGGTCAAACGAGCAATGTTCTCTTCAAGACAAAAAACCTTACCTCCAATGCCCAATTCATGATGGCTGCAAGACCATATTCCACAGCAGCTGTTGGAACTTTTGACAATACAACCGTTGCCGGAGTTCTTGAGTACATAAGTGACACCATGTCATCATCTTCCAATATTACTTCTATCAAAGGCCTTCCCCTACCTACACTACCGGCTATCAATGCCACTGCCTATGTGGCTAACTGGACTAATAAATTTCGTAGTTTGGGTAATTCGCAGTTCCCGGTGAACGTGCCACAAACTGTTCAAAATCGCTACTTTTTTGCGGTTGGACTCGGAAGCGACCCGTGCCCGAAGAATCAAACATGTCAAGGGCCGAATGGGACCAAATTTGCAGCCTCCATTAACAACATTTCCTTCACCTCACCAACAATTGCACTTCTTCAAGCCAGGTACTTCGGAAAATCCAACGGAGTTTTCACCACGGATTTCCCTTCCACCCCTCTGAGTCCATTCAATTACTCGGGTACCCCACCAAACAACACCATGGTTTCCCATGGCACAAAAGTGGTGGTGCTTCCATACAATACCACAGTGGAGCTGGTGATGCAAGGCACCAACATTTTCGGTGCAGAAAACCATCCTCTTCATCTTCACGGCTTTAACTTCTATGTGGTTGGTCAAGGCACCGGAAATTACAATTCTACAACAGATCCGGCCAACTTCAATCTTGTTGATCCTGTTGAAAGAAACACCGTTGGCGTGCCCTCCGCCGGATGGGTGGCTGTGCGCTTCCGAGCTGATAATCCAGGGGTGTGGTTTATGCATTGTCATATTGAGATTCACCTGAGCTGGGGGCTGAGAATGGCGTGGGCAGTCATGGATGGGAAGCTTCCGAACCAGAAGTTGCCTCCACCACCTTCTGACCTGCCAAAGTGTTAA